The Enterococcus sp. 7F3_DIV0205 genome has a window encoding:
- the aroC gene encoding chorismate synthase: MRFITAGESHGPELTAIIEGLPAGMPLSPEDINLELARRQGGYGRGGRMLIEKDQVRITSGIRHGKTLGSPVTLVVENKDWKNWTSVMSIEEVSEKEKKIRRVNKPRPGHADLVGGIKYQHDDLRNVLERSSARETTMRVAIGAVAKKLLKELDIEVAGHVAILGGIKAEIPDNLTVKEIQERSENSDVRVLDPSVEQEIRDLIDRTKKNGDTIGGVVEVVVGGVPIGLGSYVQWDRKLDAKIAQAVTSINAFKGVEFGIGFEMGFKPGSQVMDEIVWNKDTGYTRTSNNLGGFEGGMTNGMPIVVRGVMKPIPTLYKPLQSVNIDTKEPYKASVERSDSTAVPAASVVCEAVVATEIAQAMLEKFGSDAFEQMKEEVESYRRYTQTF, from the coding sequence ATGCGTTTTATTACTGCGGGAGAATCACATGGACCAGAATTAACAGCAATTATCGAAGGCCTACCGGCAGGTATGCCATTATCACCAGAGGATATCAATCTAGAATTAGCAAGAAGACAAGGCGGATATGGCCGTGGAGGGAGAATGTTGATCGAAAAGGATCAAGTAAGAATCACTTCTGGTATTCGTCATGGCAAAACATTAGGTTCTCCAGTGACACTTGTCGTTGAAAATAAAGATTGGAAAAATTGGACTTCAGTAATGTCGATAGAGGAAGTTTCTGAGAAAGAGAAAAAGATCCGTCGGGTAAATAAACCACGCCCAGGACATGCAGATCTTGTCGGCGGTATCAAATACCAACATGATGATCTCAGAAATGTCTTAGAACGTTCTTCAGCGCGTGAAACAACGATGCGAGTTGCGATTGGCGCAGTTGCTAAAAAATTACTAAAGGAATTGGATATTGAAGTAGCTGGTCATGTTGCCATCTTAGGCGGAATCAAAGCTGAAATTCCTGATAATTTAACAGTTAAGGAAATTCAAGAACGCTCGGAGAATTCAGACGTTCGTGTGCTTGATCCTTCTGTTGAACAAGAAATTCGTGACTTGATTGATAGAACAAAGAAAAATGGTGATACAATTGGCGGTGTTGTAGAAGTCGTTGTTGGCGGTGTTCCAATCGGGTTAGGCAGTTATGTTCAATGGGATCGCAAATTAGATGCGAAAATTGCTCAAGCTGTGACAAGTATTAACGCCTTTAAAGGTGTTGAATTCGGGATTGGCTTTGAAATGGGCTTTAAACCCGGCAGCCAAGTCATGGATGAAATCGTTTGGAATAAAGACACGGGTTACACAAGAACGTCCAATAATCTAGGCGGTTTTGAAGGCGGGATGACAAATGGAATGCCTATCGTGGTTAGAGGCGTTATGAAACCTATTCCGACTTTATATAAACCATTGCAAAGTGTTAACATCGATACAAAAGAACCTTACAAAGCAAGCGTAGAGCGATCTGACAGTACAGCTGTTCCTGCAGCAAGTGTTGTTTGTGAAGCTGTAGTTGCAACTGAAATAGCGCAAGCCATGTTGGAAAAATTTGGTAGTGATGCTTTTGAACAAATGAAAGAAGAAGTTGAATCCTACCGTCGCTATACTCAGACGTTTTAA
- the aroB gene encoding 3-dehydroquinate synthase, whose amino-acid sequence MKLTVNLPNHSYDLTIEKGLLKDIGPWTKKLWSPQKIVIITDTNVQPLYGDQVYKSLKDAGFEPSTFVIEAGEQSKSLSVAADIYDFLADEGLTRSDGIIALGGGVVGDLAGFVASTYMRGLHFLQVPTTLLAQVDSSIGGKTAVNTKKAKNLVGTFAQPDGVLIDPDTLSTLEIRRIQEGIAEIIKSAAIADEDLWHKLDLLVDEHDLIVHATEIISACCKIKRKVVEEDELDNGVRLLLNFGHTIGHALENTAGYGNLTHGEGVAIGMSQITRVAESKNLTPVGTTEQLNKMIQKFNLPTTSDQWDHEQLYTALTHDKKTRGGKINIILLESIGKAKIVRIPIEEMKSYLD is encoded by the coding sequence GTGAAACTAACAGTAAATTTACCCAATCATTCGTATGATCTGACTATCGAAAAAGGCTTGTTAAAAGACATTGGTCCTTGGACAAAGAAACTGTGGTCGCCACAAAAGATTGTGATCATAACGGATACGAATGTTCAACCTTTATATGGAGATCAAGTTTACAAAAGCTTGAAAGACGCAGGATTTGAACCTTCAACTTTTGTGATCGAAGCAGGAGAGCAAAGTAAGAGCTTGTCTGTAGCCGCTGATATTTATGATTTTCTGGCAGATGAAGGATTGACTAGAAGCGATGGAATCATCGCTTTAGGTGGCGGTGTTGTGGGAGATTTGGCTGGTTTTGTTGCCTCAACCTATATGCGTGGTCTTCATTTTTTACAAGTTCCAACGACATTATTGGCTCAAGTAGACAGTAGTATTGGTGGGAAAACAGCAGTTAATACAAAAAAAGCTAAAAACTTAGTCGGTACATTTGCTCAGCCTGATGGTGTTTTAATTGATCCAGATACTTTGAGTACGTTGGAAATCAGACGGATTCAAGAAGGGATTGCTGAAATCATCAAATCTGCTGCTATTGCCGACGAAGATTTATGGCACAAGCTAGACTTACTAGTAGACGAACATGATTTGATCGTACATGCAACTGAAATTATTTCTGCATGCTGTAAAATCAAACGGAAAGTTGTCGAAGAAGACGAATTAGATAACGGCGTTCGTTTGCTTTTAAACTTTGGTCATACAATTGGTCATGCATTAGAAAATACTGCTGGCTATGGTAATTTAACTCATGGTGAAGGTGTAGCAATCGGGATGAGCCAAATCACACGAGTAGCCGAAAGTAAAAATTTGACACCGGTTGGTACGACCGAGCAATTAAATAAAATGATTCAAAAATTCAATTTACCAACTACATCAGATCAATGGGATCATGAACAATTATACACGGCACTGACTCATGATAAGAAGACACGAGGCGGGAAAATCAATATTATTTTATTAGAATCTATTGGAAAAGCCAAAATTGTTCGTATCCCAATAGAAGAAATGAAGAGTTATTTAGATTAG
- the aroF gene encoding 3-deoxy-7-phosphoheptulonate synthase: MIVIMKSEATKAQIKSVIERVKKEGLEVHLSEGKEQTIIGLVGDTRKMQDVAFNSYDGVENAVRISLTYKLTSREFHPENTVVDVDGVKIGDGSMTMMAGPCSIESLDQIRECARIAKAGGATILRGGAFKPRTSPYAFQGLEEEGLKYIRQAADEFDMKVITEVMDEAHIDMIAEYSDILQIGARNMQNFKLLQAVGKTGKPIGLKRGISGTIDEWLNAAEYIAAQGNFNVIFIERGIRTYETATRNTLDLSAVPLIKKLSHFPIIVDPSHGVGIWDLVPSMARAGVAAGADGLIVEIHPDPINAWSDGPQSLNEKTYMRMMKEVHIIEKAMKEINALG; this comes from the coding sequence ATGATCGTAATTATGAAATCAGAAGCAACGAAGGCACAAATCAAATCGGTGATCGAACGAGTAAAAAAAGAGGGACTAGAAGTTCATTTAAGTGAAGGCAAAGAGCAGACCATCATTGGTTTGGTTGGTGACACAAGAAAAATGCAAGATGTAGCATTCAATAGTTACGATGGTGTTGAAAACGCAGTAAGAATTTCCTTAACATACAAATTAACAAGTCGAGAATTTCATCCAGAAAACACAGTTGTGGATGTTGATGGCGTTAAGATAGGCGATGGAAGTATGACGATGATGGCAGGACCTTGTTCAATCGAAAGTTTAGATCAAATCCGTGAATGTGCTAGAATCGCAAAAGCAGGAGGCGCAACGATTTTACGTGGTGGTGCATTTAAACCAAGAACATCTCCTTACGCTTTCCAAGGCTTAGAAGAAGAAGGGTTAAAATACATTCGCCAAGCAGCCGATGAATTTGACATGAAAGTTATTACAGAAGTGATGGACGAAGCTCATATCGATATGATTGCTGAATACAGTGATATTTTACAAATCGGTGCTAGAAACATGCAAAACTTCAAATTATTACAAGCTGTTGGGAAAACGGGTAAACCAATTGGCTTAAAACGTGGTATTTCTGGTACAATTGATGAGTGGTTAAATGCAGCTGAATACATCGCCGCTCAAGGAAATTTCAATGTAATTTTCATTGAACGTGGCATTCGTACCTACGAAACGGCAACACGTAATACACTTGATTTAAGTGCTGTTCCATTAATTAAAAAATTAAGTCATTTTCCAATCATTGTTGATCCAAGCCATGGGGTAGGAATTTGGGATCTAGTTCCTTCGATGGCACGAGCTGGAGTTGCAGCAGGGGCAGATGGTTTAATTGTTGAAATACACCCAGATCCAATTAATGCATGGTCTGATGGTCCACAATCACTAAACGAAAAAACTTACATGCGTATGATGAAAGAAGTTCATATTATTGAAAAAGCAATGAAAGAAATCAATGCTTTAGGATAA
- the aroE gene encoding shikimate dehydrogenase, producing the protein MENKITGHTRLAALFATPIRHSVSPMIHNTAFQTLGIDAVYLAFEVGTDGLKQAIESIKNLDMIGANLSMPNKILAVEYMDELSEAARLIGAVNTITNDHGKLTGHNTDGTGFMRSLDDIDVDIIGGKMTIIGAGGAATAIIVQAALDGVKEITVYNRKDEFYEKIKEKLAYISENTSCVITLNDLSDEHSLAKDVAESALLLNATGVGMKPLENQTPIQDFSIIRPDLAVCDVIYTPRETEFLKQARLRGAKTNNGLGMLLYQGAAAFEKWTGQEMPIEIVKPIIENN; encoded by the coding sequence ATGGAAAATAAGATTACAGGCCACACTAGACTGGCTGCATTATTTGCTACACCGATCCGTCACAGTGTATCACCAATGATCCATAATACAGCTTTTCAAACATTAGGAATTGACGCGGTATATCTTGCTTTTGAAGTGGGAACAGATGGATTGAAACAAGCCATCGAATCAATCAAAAACTTAGACATGATTGGTGCAAACTTATCAATGCCCAATAAAATCTTAGCCGTTGAGTATATGGATGAGCTAAGTGAAGCCGCTCGCCTGATTGGTGCGGTCAATACTATTACCAATGATCATGGTAAGCTTACAGGGCATAATACTGATGGTACTGGATTTATGAGAAGCTTAGACGATATTGATGTTGATATTATCGGGGGAAAAATGACGATAATAGGAGCGGGCGGGGCAGCGACTGCAATTATTGTTCAAGCAGCATTAGATGGCGTCAAAGAAATTACAGTTTATAACCGAAAAGATGAGTTCTACGAAAAAATCAAAGAAAAATTAGCTTATATTTCAGAAAATACAAGTTGTGTTATTACATTAAACGATTTATCTGATGAACACAGTTTGGCTAAAGATGTAGCTGAAAGTGCACTATTATTAAATGCAACAGGTGTCGGAATGAAACCACTAGAAAACCAAACGCCGATTCAGGATTTCTCTATCATTCGTCCAGATTTAGCGGTGTGCGATGTCATCTACACCCCTAGAGAAACAGAATTCCTAAAACAAGCTCGTTTACGTGGCGCTAAAACCAACAATGGTTTAGGAATGTTGCTATATCAAGGAGCTGCAGCATTTGAAAAATGGACAGGACAAGAAATGCCAATAGAAATCGTAAAACCAATTATTGAAAACAACTAA
- a CDS encoding nitrous oxide-stimulated promoter family protein codes for MVKKNTGPKIQEEKRTIRAMIDIYYKNHEATKINKQMLLTYSHLRLDVCRFGEEKPTCKQCPVHCYRPDYKEQMKQVMRYSGPRMLLYHPVLAVKHLLKENKSKKSSQNLGN; via the coding sequence ATGGTAAAAAAGAATACTGGACCAAAAATACAAGAAGAAAAACGTACTATTCGAGCAATGATCGATATCTATTATAAAAATCACGAAGCAACTAAGATCAATAAACAAATGTTATTGACTTATTCACATCTTCGATTGGATGTCTGTCGTTTTGGAGAAGAAAAGCCAACGTGTAAGCAGTGTCCTGTACATTGCTATCGACCGGATTATAAAGAGCAAATGAAACAAGTGATGAGATATTCTGGACCAAGAATGTTGCTTTATCATCCAGTTTTAGCTGTAAAACATCTTCTAAAAGAAAATAAAAGTAAAAAAAGCAGTCAAAACCTCGGCAATTAA
- a CDS encoding NAD(P)H-quinone oxidoreductase — protein sequence MRAIELSYKENQPILELTKDAALPERTSNQLLIKVEAAAINRTDLVAIDTGKLPKGNTILGVEVSGTVVESDSDAFPCGSRVMGLVNGGGYAEYAVMSLGNAMLLSDQLTFVEGAAIPEVFLTAYQTLFWLGELGPNQSVLIHAGASGVGSAAIQLVKQLTSAKIFVTAGSADKLELCRSLGADVVINYHDEDFSKRVLTETAGQGVDVILDFIGASYWEKNLASIAYDGRLILIGILGGTIIKELNLMDLLEKRIAIKGTLLTPRSDSYKAKLTKEFSDKTTSLFETGYLKPVVDTVFSLEDVENAHQYMRSNKNKGKIILKIND from the coding sequence ATGAGAGCTATCGAGTTATCTTATAAGGAAAATCAACCAATCTTAGAACTGACTAAAGATGCAGCATTACCTGAACGAACTTCTAACCAGTTATTGATTAAAGTTGAAGCCGCAGCCATCAATCGTACCGATTTAGTGGCAATAGACACAGGAAAACTACCAAAAGGGAACACAATTTTAGGTGTCGAAGTTTCAGGAACAGTAGTAGAAAGTGACTCTGATGCATTCCCTTGCGGAAGCCGTGTGATGGGGCTTGTAAACGGCGGTGGATATGCAGAGTATGCTGTGATGAGCCTTGGTAATGCAATGCTTTTATCTGATCAATTAACGTTTGTTGAAGGAGCGGCAATTCCAGAAGTATTTTTGACAGCATATCAAACATTATTTTGGCTGGGCGAATTAGGTCCAAATCAATCTGTTTTGATACATGCTGGTGCTAGTGGTGTGGGAAGTGCCGCAATTCAGCTAGTCAAACAACTGACTTCTGCGAAAATCTTTGTCACCGCTGGCTCAGCTGATAAACTTGAATTATGTCGATCATTAGGAGCAGATGTTGTGATTAATTATCATGATGAAGATTTTAGTAAAAGAGTTTTGACTGAGACTGCTGGACAAGGAGTGGATGTTATTTTAGATTTTATTGGTGCCTCTTATTGGGAAAAAAATCTAGCTAGTATTGCTTACGATGGTCGCTTGATTCTTATTGGCATTTTAGGTGGTACAATTATAAAAGAGCTAAATTTAATGGATCTATTAGAAAAAAGAATAGCTATCAAAGGAACTTTACTCACACCCAGAAGTGACTCCTATAAAGCAAAACTGACTAAAGAATTTTCGGATAAGACAACTTCACTTTTTGAAACTGGATACCTAAAACCAGTTGTAGATACGGTTTTTTCACTTGAAGATGTAGAAAACGCACATCAATATATGCGAAGCAATAAAAATAAAGGGAAAATCATTTTAAAAATCAATGACTGA
- a CDS encoding thioesterase family protein, translated as MKEFSKKFVVGSKDTAKEIGSGDLDVLATPAMLAMVENTTKEYLHKELASEETSVGTLINAKHLRPSKVGATITVKVKVESQETSKINFSFDVFDEVEIVATGIHQRAVILTDVFLDKLALRK; from the coding sequence ATGAAAGAGTTTTCTAAAAAGTTCGTTGTTGGTTCTAAAGATACTGCAAAAGAAATCGGTTCTGGTGATCTAGATGTATTAGCCACCCCAGCAATGCTAGCGATGGTCGAAAATACGACCAAAGAATATTTGCATAAAGAATTAGCCTCAGAAGAAACGAGCGTTGGCACATTGATCAATGCTAAACACCTACGTCCTTCTAAAGTTGGTGCAACTATTACTGTCAAAGTAAAAGTTGAGTCTCAAGAAACGTCTAAAATAAATTTTTCTTTCGATGTTTTTGATGAGGTGGAGATAGTGGCAACGGGAATCCATCAACGGGCTGTTATCTTAACGGATGTTTTTTTGGATAAATTGGCACTTCGTAAGTAA
- a CDS encoding CCA tRNA nucleotidyltransferase — protein sequence MKLERIPDEFTKAASVLKDIQAHGFEAYFVGGSVRDALLRQPIHDVDIATSAYPEEIKQIFPRTVDVGIDHGTVLVLVGEEQYEITTFRTESTYQDFRRPDTVTFVRSLREDLKRRDFTINALAMNVEGTIIDLFDGMNDLEKRIIRAVGNPKERFHEDALRMMRGLRFASQLDFTIEPNTLAAIEEFHPLLGKISVERIAVEFIKLLLGKNRKNAFQPFIETECYLYCPELNKYGEALFNFLDLPNKQIETDSQAWALLINTLNLKGNEIRSFLKSWKQSNQMIHEVQQLIYGLNQRLLDDWQVMDLFNLGLNAALSVEKLLFYYGQNSKLEEVRERYLCLPIHDRKQLAITGNDLLTYFDKKPGKWLGEMIEAIEAAVVNGEIANNKEVLITFAKDKIDKE from the coding sequence ATGAAGCTTGAGAGAATACCAGATGAATTCACTAAAGCTGCGAGTGTGCTGAAAGATATCCAGGCTCACGGATTTGAAGCTTATTTTGTTGGCGGAAGTGTTCGCGATGCACTATTGAGACAACCGATCCATGATGTAGATATCGCTACTAGCGCATATCCAGAAGAAATCAAGCAAATTTTTCCTCGAACAGTTGATGTGGGTATCGATCATGGAACAGTTCTTGTCTTGGTTGGTGAAGAACAATATGAAATCACTACTTTTAGAACGGAGTCAACGTATCAAGATTTTAGGCGACCTGATACAGTAACCTTTGTTCGTTCTTTAAGAGAAGATTTAAAGCGTCGAGATTTTACGATCAATGCTTTAGCAATGAATGTTGAAGGGACGATCATTGATTTATTTGATGGCATGAATGATTTAGAGAAACGGATTATTCGAGCGGTTGGAAATCCTAAGGAACGATTTCACGAAGATGCTCTGCGAATGATGAGAGGGTTACGCTTTGCCAGTCAATTGGACTTTACGATTGAGCCAAATACATTAGCGGCTATTGAAGAATTTCATCCACTTTTAGGAAAAATTTCTGTAGAACGAATTGCTGTGGAGTTCATCAAACTTTTATTAGGAAAAAATAGAAAAAATGCTTTTCAGCCTTTTATCGAGACCGAATGTTATCTATATTGCCCCGAATTAAATAAATATGGTGAAGCATTGTTTAACTTTTTGGATCTGCCAAATAAACAGATTGAAACGGATAGTCAAGCTTGGGCTTTATTGATCAATACATTAAATCTAAAAGGTAATGAAATTCGCAGCTTTTTGAAGTCTTGGAAACAATCGAACCAAATGATTCATGAAGTGCAACAACTAATTTATGGATTGAACCAACGACTTTTAGATGACTGGCAAGTCATGGATTTGTTTAATTTAGGGTTGAATGCGGCTTTATCTGTGGAAAAACTATTGTTTTATTATGGGCAAAATAGTAAACTTGAAGAAGTAAGAGAACGTTATTTATGTTTGCCTATTCATGACAGAAAACAACTTGCAATCACAGGTAATGATTTACTCACTTATTTTGATAAAAAACCAGGAAAATGGTTGGGTGAGATGATTGAAGCGATTGAAGCAGCTGTTGTAAATGGGGAAATAGCAAATAATAAAGAAGTGCTGATTACATTTGCGAAGGATAAGATTGATAAGGAGTGA
- the dapB gene encoding 4-hydroxy-tetrahydrodipicolinate reductase: MIKILVAGFKGKMGATATKMVLNHEQFELVGVLDPFEEKTNLNELVEYSSVDVPIFKTKEDVLSVHPDVWIDFTIPAVAYENTRFAIEHKISPVVGTTGLTETQLVELTDRSETLKVGGLIAPNFAVGAVLMMQFAQKAAAYFPDVEIIELHHDNKLDAPSGTAIKTAEMMSEVRSKKSQGHPEEKELIEGARGADFEGMKIHSVRLPGMIAHQQVQFGGVGEGLTIRHDSYDRSSFMTGVALGCQKVVHLDTLVYGLENLL; this comes from the coding sequence ATGATTAAAATTTTAGTCGCAGGTTTTAAAGGGAAAATGGGGGCAACCGCAACAAAAATGGTTTTAAATCATGAACAATTTGAATTGGTAGGTGTGTTGGACCCATTTGAAGAAAAGACAAATCTTAATGAGTTAGTAGAATATTCGTCAGTCGATGTACCGATTTTCAAAACGAAAGAAGACGTTCTTTCTGTTCATCCAGATGTTTGGATCGATTTTACAATTCCAGCAGTTGCATACGAAAATACGCGCTTTGCGATTGAGCACAAAATCTCACCAGTTGTCGGTACAACAGGTTTAACAGAAACACAATTAGTTGAGTTGACAGATCGTTCAGAAACTTTAAAGGTCGGTGGATTGATAGCACCAAATTTTGCAGTTGGCGCTGTTTTGATGATGCAATTTGCGCAAAAAGCTGCTGCCTATTTTCCAGATGTGGAAATCATAGAATTACATCATGATAATAAATTAGATGCTCCAAGTGGGACGGCAATAAAAACGGCTGAAATGATGAGTGAAGTTCGTTCAAAAAAAAGCCAAGGTCATCCAGAAGAAAAAGAATTGATAGAAGGTGCACGTGGCGCGGATTTTGAAGGGATGAAGATTCATAGCGTTCGTTTACCTGGCATGATCGCACACCAACAAGTGCAATTCGGTGGCGTTGGAGAAGGTTTGACAATTAGACATGATTCCTATGATCGCAGTTCATTTATGACAGGAGTCGCTTTAGGTTGTCAAAAAGTCGTTCACTTAGATACATTAGTGTATGGGTTGGAAAATCTATTATGA
- a CDS encoding nucleotide pyrophosphohydrolase: protein MKDENQSLLSMQAEVDAYIQQFKTGYFSPLSQMARLTEEVGELAREINHYYGEKPKKLDEKPKTVSEELGDVLFVTMIMANSLDIDLTEAFQKNMEKFNQRDKYRFERKDGQTND, encoded by the coding sequence ATGAAAGACGAAAATCAATCTCTGCTTTCGATGCAAGCAGAAGTGGATGCTTATATCCAGCAATTTAAAACGGGTTATTTTTCTCCATTAAGCCAAATGGCACGATTAACGGAAGAAGTAGGGGAGCTAGCCAGAGAAATCAATCATTATTATGGTGAAAAGCCTAAGAAGCTAGATGAAAAACCAAAAACTGTTTCTGAAGAATTAGGTGATGTATTATTTGTCACGATGATTATGGCGAATTCATTAGATATAGATTTAACTGAGGCATTTCAAAAGAATATGGAAAAATTCAATCAACGGGATAAATATCGTTTTGAACGAAAGGATGGACAAACGAATGATTAA
- a CDS encoding YitT family protein, whose protein sequence is MIEEKKFYVKDVLLILAGTCLYAFGLVTFNIANDLAEGGVTGITLILRALFYIDPAYSTLIINIPLILIGGKVLGKHSFYYTILGTVSLSVFLWLWQRFPIEVNLDHDLLIASLLAGLAAGIGSGLVYRVGGTTGGTDVVARILEKNYGVSMGRSLLIFDILVLILSLSYIDVKRMMYTLIVSFVFSKVVDSVLDGAYAAKGILVISDHSEDIGEVIMALLERGVTYLDGQGGYSQIDKKVLYVVVSPSEIMEIKRIVHELDSKAFISVINVHEAIGEGFTYARPTKMLFKRKKQLN, encoded by the coding sequence ATGATTGAAGAAAAAAAGTTTTATGTTAAAGATGTCTTGCTGATCTTAGCGGGGACCTGTCTTTATGCATTTGGGTTAGTAACATTCAATATTGCAAATGATTTAGCAGAAGGTGGCGTAACAGGTATTACCTTGATTTTACGTGCGCTTTTTTATATCGATCCAGCTTATTCAACCTTGATTATCAATATCCCACTGATCTTGATTGGCGGGAAAGTTTTAGGGAAACATTCATTTTATTATACGATCTTAGGAACCGTCTCTTTATCAGTCTTTTTGTGGTTATGGCAACGATTTCCAATAGAAGTCAATTTAGATCATGATTTATTGATTGCTTCATTATTGGCTGGACTTGCTGCTGGTATCGGCAGCGGTTTAGTTTATCGCGTAGGTGGAACAACTGGGGGAACCGATGTGGTAGCGCGAATTCTAGAAAAAAATTATGGTGTCAGTATGGGCCGTTCATTGCTGATTTTTGATATTTTAGTATTGATTCTGTCTTTGAGTTATATTGATGTCAAACGAATGATGTATACATTGATTGTCTCATTTGTTTTCAGCAAGGTAGTTGATTCTGTCTTGGATGGAGCTTATGCGGCGAAAGGAATTCTGGTCATTTCAGATCATTCTGAGGATATAGGTGAAGTGATCATGGCATTATTAGAGCGCGGCGTAACCTATTTAGATGGTCAAGGCGGTTATTCTCAAATTGATAAAAAGGTCCTCTATGTAGTAGTTAGTCCAAGTGAAATCATGGAGATCAAACGAATCGTTCACGAGCTTGATAGCAAAGCGTTTATCTCTGTTATCAACGTCCATGAAGCCATTGGGGAAGGCTTTACTTATGCTAGACCTACTAAAATGTTATTTAAAAGAAAAAAACAACTGAATTAA
- a CDS encoding ReoY family proteolytic degradation factor: protein MFVNVADKKEFLVWLVNNISFSQREVLWILNYLINHEAILNNVHFIEKAEKAVRGIKVTAREMEDEPIRLFLSGKEFTDTDQIFHEIRMNWKEALYIECVFEGSWQNSQYLSILEDNPYARWNEQVSEDVIESINDFFAQEEKQAKLNLLYSQIDLALEDNNYEAFLELTDELNRLNK from the coding sequence ATGTTTGTTAATGTCGCTGATAAAAAGGAATTTTTAGTTTGGTTAGTCAATAATATTTCGTTTAGTCAAAGGGAAGTTTTGTGGATTTTAAATTATTTGATCAACCATGAAGCTATTTTGAATAATGTACATTTTATAGAGAAAGCAGAAAAAGCTGTTCGTGGAATAAAAGTGACAGCAAGAGAAATGGAAGATGAGCCGATTCGATTATTTTTATCTGGAAAAGAATTTACTGATACTGACCAGATTTTTCATGAAATCCGCATGAACTGGAAAGAAGCGCTATATATAGAGTGTGTATTTGAAGGTTCATGGCAAAATAGCCAGTATCTATCTATATTGGAGGATAATCCATACGCTCGTTGGAATGAACAGGTCAGTGAAGATGTGATCGAAAGTATTAATGATTTCTTTGCGCAAGAAGAAAAACAAGCGAAGTTAAATTTGTTGTATAGCCAAATTGATTTAGCGTTGGAAGATAATAATTATGAAGCATTTTTAGAATTAACAGATGAATTAAATCGTTTGAACAAGTAA